One window of uncultured Methanoregula sp. genomic DNA carries:
- a CDS encoding nitrogenase component 1, whose translation MLECIPENAAGHTTGKINPAKTCQPIGAMYAALGIHGCLPHSHGSQGCCAYHRMHLTRHFRDPVLASSSSFTEGASVFGGAANLKTSIKNIFQIYNPEIIAVHTTCLSETIGDDIPNIIKQSEIPEGKVVIHINTPSYQGSHITGFSGMCKAMVSYLSKNDGTQKDQVNILPGFVNPGDMREIRRIVGELGIKLIMFPDTSGVLDTPLTSKYQMYPEGGATIAEIRDAGNSALTLALGSFASNDAAEVLQENCGVTGIPLKLPIGLRATDDFIMALKNWFGVEVPKSLTIERGQVVDTLIDTHFHYQGKSVAIFGDPDHVIALTEFVLTMGMIPKYILTGTPGKSFEPEIRKMLEEAGITGARVKAEGDLFELHQWIKEEKVDLLIGTSYGKYIARAEDIPLVRVGFPVLDRAVHPLMPVVGYRGCLRLIEQISNALLERRDRDCLDEDYELVL comes from the coding sequence ATGCTTGAATGTATCCCGGAGAATGCAGCCGGACACACGACCGGCAAAATCAACCCGGCAAAAACCTGCCAGCCTATAGGCGCCATGTATGCAGCGCTCGGTATCCACGGGTGCCTGCCCCACAGCCACGGCTCGCAGGGCTGCTGCGCGTATCACCGGATGCACCTGACTCGGCATTTCCGGGACCCGGTGCTTGCATCGTCGAGTTCCTTCACGGAAGGGGCCTCCGTCTTTGGCGGGGCAGCAAACCTCAAGACCTCGATAAAAAACATCTTCCAGATCTATAATCCCGAGATCATCGCGGTCCACACGACATGCCTGTCGGAGACCATCGGCGACGACATCCCCAACATCATCAAGCAGTCCGAGATCCCGGAAGGAAAAGTCGTCATCCACATCAACACCCCGAGTTACCAGGGCTCCCACATCACCGGCTTTTCCGGCATGTGCAAAGCCATGGTCTCGTACCTCTCCAAGAATGACGGCACGCAGAAGGACCAGGTGAACATCCTGCCGGGATTCGTCAACCCCGGCGACATGCGGGAGATCCGGCGGATTGTAGGAGAGCTCGGGATCAAACTGATCATGTTCCCGGACACTTCCGGTGTCCTCGATACCCCGCTGACCAGCAAGTACCAGATGTATCCCGAAGGCGGCGCAACGATCGCCGAGATCCGGGATGCCGGTAACTCGGCCCTGACGCTCGCGCTCGGGTCGTTTGCCTCGAACGATGCTGCCGAGGTCCTGCAGGAGAACTGCGGTGTTACCGGTATCCCGCTCAAACTCCCCATTGGCCTTCGGGCAACGGATGACTTCATCATGGCCCTCAAGAACTGGTTTGGTGTTGAAGTCCCGAAGTCCCTCACGATCGAGCGGGGCCAGGTCGTCGATACGCTGATCGACACCCACTTCCACTACCAGGGAAAGAGTGTTGCCATCTTCGGCGACCCCGACCACGTGATTGCGCTCACCGAATTCGTGCTCACCATGGGCATGATCCCGAAGTACATCCTGACCGGTACCCCGGGTAAATCATTCGAACCGGAGATCCGGAAGATGCTCGAAGAAGCGGGTATCACCGGTGCCAGAGTCAAAGCGGAAGGCGATCTCTTCGAGCTCCACCAGTGGATCAAAGAAGAGAAAGTGGATCTCCTGATCGGCACGAGCTATGGCAAGTACATTGCCCGCGCCGAGGACATCCCGCTCGTCCGTGTCGGCTTTCCCGTTCTGGACCGGGCAGTCCACCCCCTGATGCCCGTGGTCGGGTACCGGGGATGCCTGCGACTGATCGAGCAGATCAGCAATGCGCTCCTGGAACGGCGGGACCGCGACTGCCTCGACGAGGACTACGAACTGGTATTGTAA
- the nifD gene encoding nitrogenase molybdenum-iron protein alpha chain: MAGMDVTIEEMLEPYPDTVKKNRKKHLIVKNEAAECCPQIEANTRTIPGIISQRGCAYAGCKGVVVGPIKDMITITHGPVGCGYYSWGTRRNKARANDTTPKDKVYSQLCFTTDMQEPDIVFGGEKKLAKMIDEVVATFHPRAINICATCPVGLIGDDINAVAKAAEERHGIQVLAYNCEGYKGVSQSAGHHIANNNLMEKVIGTGTERKPGKHVINILGEYNIGGDGWELERILKEIGYTVNCVLTGDSSYLDIKNLHLADLNLVQCHRSINYIAEMMETKYGTPWLKVNFIGIDSTNQSLRQMAKCFGDEELEKQTEIVIERETARVLPAMEQYRKICTGKTAFAIVGGSRSHHYQYLLRDLGMEMIIAGYEFAHRDDYEGRQVIPTIKSDADSKNIPELHLTADEKMYREAHVHLNLSKEKYEELKNQVPLNYYEGIYPNMKDGQVIIDDANHHEVEVLIETAKPDLFLSGVRDKYIVHKMGVASKQLHAYDYSGPYAGYNGALNFARDVANALTTPAWNLIVPPWEQEKTEGSEKNA; the protein is encoded by the coding sequence ATGGCAGGAATGGATGTAACCATAGAAGAGATGCTCGAACCTTACCCGGATACCGTAAAGAAAAACCGGAAAAAGCATCTCATTGTAAAAAACGAGGCCGCGGAATGCTGCCCCCAGATCGAGGCGAACACGCGGACCATCCCCGGCATCATCTCGCAGCGCGGCTGTGCCTATGCCGGGTGCAAAGGTGTCGTGGTCGGCCCGATCAAGGACATGATCACCATCACCCACGGTCCTGTTGGCTGCGGGTATTACAGCTGGGGCACCCGCCGGAACAAGGCACGGGCAAATGACACGACCCCAAAAGACAAGGTCTACTCCCAGCTCTGCTTCACGACCGACATGCAGGAGCCCGACATCGTCTTTGGCGGGGAAAAGAAACTCGCAAAGATGATCGACGAGGTCGTTGCAACGTTCCATCCCCGGGCCATCAACATCTGCGCAACCTGTCCGGTCGGCCTTATAGGGGACGATATCAATGCGGTTGCAAAAGCAGCCGAAGAACGGCACGGGATCCAGGTCCTTGCCTACAACTGCGAGGGCTACAAAGGGGTCAGCCAGTCGGCAGGCCACCATATCGCGAACAACAATCTCATGGAGAAAGTGATTGGGACTGGTACCGAGAGGAAACCGGGGAAACACGTCATCAACATCCTGGGCGAGTACAACATCGGTGGCGACGGCTGGGAACTGGAGCGGATCTTAAAAGAGATCGGCTACACGGTCAACTGCGTTCTCACCGGGGACTCGAGTTATCTCGATATCAAGAACCTGCACCTGGCCGACCTCAACCTCGTGCAGTGCCACCGCTCAATCAACTACATCGCTGAAATGATGGAGACAAAATACGGTACGCCGTGGCTCAAGGTCAACTTCATCGGGATAGATTCAACAAACCAGTCGCTCCGGCAGATGGCGAAATGTTTCGGAGACGAAGAACTGGAGAAACAGACCGAGATCGTCATCGAACGCGAGACCGCCCGGGTCCTGCCTGCTATGGAACAGTACCGCAAGATCTGCACGGGCAAGACCGCGTTTGCGATTGTCGGAGGATCCCGGAGCCACCACTACCAGTACCTCCTCCGCGACCTCGGCATGGAGATGATAATCGCCGGCTATGAGTTCGCCCACCGTGACGATTACGAAGGGCGGCAGGTCATCCCCACCATCAAGAGCGACGCGGACAGTAAAAACATCCCCGAACTCCACCTCACCGCGGACGAGAAGATGTACCGGGAAGCCCATGTCCACCTCAACCTCTCGAAAGAGAAATACGAGGAGCTCAAAAACCAGGTGCCGCTCAACTACTACGAGGGCATCTACCCGAACATGAAAGACGGTCAGGTTATTATCGACGACGCCAACCACCACGAGGTCGAAGTGCTGATAGAGACCGCAAAACCCGACCTCTTCCTCTCCGGCGTCCGGGACAAGTACATTGTCCACAAGATGGGTGTGGCATCCAAACAGCTCCATGCCTATGACTACAGCGGGCCATATGCCGGCTACAACGGGGCCCTGAACTTTGCCCGCGATGTGGCAAATGCCCTGACAACTCCGGCCTGGAACCTGATCGTACCTCCCTGGGAACAGGAAAAAACAGAAGGAAGTGAGAAAAATGCTTGA
- the nifH gene encoding nitrogenase iron protein → MARQVAIYGKGGIGKSTTTQNTVAALAEAGKKIMVVGCDPKADSTRLLLHGLCQKTVLDTLRDEGDDIELDAILKPGFGNTLCVESGGPEPGVGCAGRGIITSINLLESLGAYTPDLDYVFYDVLGDVVCGGFAMPIREGKAEEIYIVASGELMALYAANNIAKGIQKYATNGKVRLGGIICNSRKVDNELPLLKAFAEELGSQLIYFVPRDNLVQRAEINKKTVIDFDPTSGQANEYRSLAQAIDNNKLFVIPKPMKQERLEELMMQHGFLDAM, encoded by the coding sequence ATGGCACGACAAGTGGCAATTTACGGAAAAGGCGGTATCGGCAAATCAACGACAACCCAGAACACGGTTGCAGCACTAGCGGAAGCGGGAAAGAAGATCATGGTTGTCGGGTGCGATCCCAAAGCGGATTCTACCCGGCTTCTCCTGCACGGGCTGTGCCAGAAGACCGTTCTCGACACGCTCCGGGACGAAGGAGATGACATCGAGCTCGACGCGATCTTAAAGCCCGGCTTCGGGAACACCCTCTGCGTTGAATCCGGTGGGCCGGAACCGGGCGTTGGCTGTGCAGGACGGGGTATCATCACGTCCATCAACCTGCTCGAATCTCTCGGGGCTTACACACCTGATCTTGACTATGTCTTCTACGATGTGCTCGGCGATGTGGTCTGCGGCGGCTTCGCAATGCCGATCCGGGAAGGAAAGGCAGAGGAGATCTACATCGTCGCTTCGGGTGAGCTGATGGCGCTGTATGCAGCCAACAACATCGCCAAAGGTATCCAGAAATATGCAACGAACGGCAAGGTCCGGCTCGGCGGCATCATCTGCAACAGCCGGAAAGTGGACAATGAACTTCCGCTGCTGAAAGCCTTCGCCGAGGAACTCGGGAGCCAGCTCATCTACTTTGTTCCCCGTGACAACCTTGTCCAGAGGGCCGAGATCAACAAGAAGACGGTTATCGATTTTGACCCCACTTCGGGACAGGCGAACGAGTACCGCAGCCTTGCACAGGCAATCGACAACAACAAGCTGTTCGTCATCCCGAAACCGATGAAACAGGAACGGCTCGAGGAACTGATGATGCAGCACGGGTTCCTTGACGCAATGTGA
- a CDS encoding P-II family nitrogen regulator, whose translation MKEIMAIVRMKKTGATKKALVATGVAGFTAVKVLGRGKLVTDPQELDKCREKLLAMGLDDFSDAGDTEKLVTSFLDGSRFFPRRLFTILAHDDDVPRIVEAITNVNRTEYGIGDGTIFVLPVEDAVRVRTGESGEAAIW comes from the coding sequence ATGAAAGAGATCATGGCCATCGTGCGGATGAAAAAGACCGGCGCAACCAAGAAAGCCCTTGTCGCAACCGGCGTTGCCGGGTTCACCGCGGTCAAGGTGCTGGGCCGGGGAAAGCTGGTCACCGATCCGCAGGAGCTCGACAAATGCAGGGAGAAACTCCTTGCCATGGGACTCGACGACTTCAGCGATGCGGGAGACACCGAGAAATTGGTCACCAGTTTCCTGGACGGATCACGGTTTTTCCCGCGGCGCCTGTTCACAATTCTGGCCCACGATGACGACGTGCCCCGGATTGTCGAGGCAATCACAAACGTGAACCGGACTGAGTACGGGATAGGCGACGGGACCATCTTTGTCCTGCCGGTAGAAGATGCGGTCCGGGTCCGGACCGGAGAATCAGGAGAAGCAGCTATCTGGTGA
- a CDS encoding PhoU domain-containing protein, which translates to MEIRRVQMTGGSSFVVTLPKTWADDQNIKKNDPVGLVVQPDGTLLVTKKITEEPLQRTKEIDIATVSDPAFLFRLLIGTYITGFSMIRITSKQRFPPFVRTVVRDFTQMTIGQEVVEETETVIAIKDLLNPAEMPFDNTIRRMFVIVKTMHEDAITALTTHNKTLADDVIARDMDVDRLNWLIARQTNMLMQNNALSRRMEISPGMAMNYYMLSRIIERVGDHAVRIAENTSPILDMNLDKKILEAVKKASTMSLEIFDRSVISFFNTDMKEANRNIESITALENICGDINNMVLKQETLVAIHIGYVAESIRRSGEYAADISETVINLLVERETVPKKQKK; encoded by the coding sequence ATGGAGATCAGGAGAGTGCAGATGACCGGGGGTTCATCCTTTGTGGTGACCCTTCCCAAGACATGGGCAGATGACCAGAATATAAAAAAGAACGACCCGGTGGGGCTCGTAGTTCAGCCGGACGGGACGCTTCTCGTGACCAAGAAGATCACCGAAGAGCCGCTCCAGCGCACCAAAGAGATCGATATCGCAACGGTCTCGGACCCGGCCTTCCTGTTCCGGCTCCTGATCGGGACGTACATCACCGGGTTCTCCATGATCCGGATCACGTCCAAGCAGCGCTTCCCGCCATTCGTAAGAACCGTTGTCCGGGACTTCACCCAGATGACCATAGGCCAGGAAGTGGTCGAGGAGACTGAAACCGTTATTGCCATAAAAGACCTGCTCAATCCAGCCGAGATGCCGTTTGACAATACAATCCGGCGCATGTTTGTCATTGTCAAGACCATGCACGAGGATGCAATCACGGCACTCACAACGCACAACAAGACCCTGGCAGACGATGTTATTGCCCGCGACATGGACGTTGACCGGCTCAACTGGCTCATCGCACGCCAGACAAATATGCTCATGCAGAACAATGCCCTCTCCCGCAGGATGGAAATCTCGCCGGGCATGGCCATGAATTATTACATGCTCAGCCGGATCATCGAGCGGGTGGGCGACCATGCGGTACGGATTGCAGAGAACACATCGCCAATCCTTGATATGAACCTGGACAAAAAGATCCTTGAAGCGGTCAAAAAAGCCAGCACGATGTCCCTTGAGATCTTTGACCGGAGTGTGATCTCGTTTTTCAATACCGATATGAAGGAAGCGAACCGGAATATCGAATCGATAACCGCGCTTGAAAACATCTGCGGGGATATCAATAACATGGTCTTAAAACAGGAGACTCTCGTTGCCATTCATATCGGCTACGTGGCCGAGAGCATCCGCAGGTCCGGGGAGTATGCCGCAGACATATCGGAAACGGTCATCAACCTCCTGGTTGAGCGGGAGACCGTGCCGAAGAAACAGAAGAAATAG
- a CDS encoding 2Fe-2S ferredoxin: MQKPKYHIFVCTSSRANGQQKGFCHAKTSVEVMAKFMEEIEERDIGGEVFLSNTGCFGICEKGPVVVVYPDNVWYGSVTPDDVAEILDQHIEAGTPVARLAL; this comes from the coding sequence ATGCAAAAACCGAAGTATCACATTTTCGTCTGCACCAGCTCCCGGGCAAACGGGCAGCAGAAAGGGTTCTGCCATGCGAAGACCAGCGTCGAGGTTATGGCGAAATTCATGGAAGAGATAGAAGAACGCGACATCGGAGGGGAGGTCTTCCTCTCCAATACCGGTTGTTTTGGCATATGCGAGAAAGGTCCCGTTGTCGTGGTGTATCCCGACAATGTCTGGTACGGGTCGGTGACGCCTGATGACGTGGCCGAAATTCTCGACCAGCATATTGAAGCCGGGACACCGGTAGCACGCCTCGCGCTGTAA
- a CDS encoding Fe-only nitrogenase accessory AnfO family protein yields the protein MCRTEIAAFLGEEGKTVPLNEPGTVVVFRRDRGVWVKDRETAFALDPAHGLRELRQDVSGLLGFLGDCRVLVVKSASGALYFELEKARCSIWEIAGVPREFLDEVWRDEKEAQVSEPLPPGADNPSPLELSPGKFYLSIKEIQGKRPEVSSKQVLQQFVQQGRFAELEIVCDHVPPWIEMEADRRGYDLSSERTGINEVKVLLRKPAGGCC from the coding sequence ATGTGCAGAACAGAAATCGCTGCATTCCTTGGTGAAGAAGGAAAAACTGTTCCGCTGAACGAGCCGGGGACGGTCGTGGTATTCCGGCGGGATCGGGGTGTATGGGTAAAGGACCGGGAGACCGCCTTCGCGCTTGACCCTGCCCATGGCCTGCGGGAACTCAGGCAGGATGTCAGTGGGCTCCTCGGATTCCTAGGCGACTGCCGGGTTCTTGTAGTGAAATCGGCAAGCGGGGCATTATATTTCGAGCTCGAAAAGGCCCGGTGTTCCATCTGGGAAATAGCGGGGGTCCCCAGGGAATTCCTTGACGAAGTCTGGCGCGACGAGAAGGAAGCGCAGGTGAGTGAACCCCTTCCTCCCGGTGCTGATAATCCTTCCCCCCTCGAACTCTCGCCCGGGAAATTTTATCTCTCGATCAAGGAGATCCAGGGAAAACGTCCCGAGGTGAGCAGCAAGCAGGTACTCCAGCAGTTCGTGCAGCAGGGCAGGTTCGCCGAACTTGAGATCGTGTGCGACCACGTGCCTCCGTGGATCGAGATGGAGGCGGACCGGCGGGGATACGATCTCTCAAGCGAGCGGACCGGGATAAACGAAGTAAAAGTCCTGCTCAGGAAACCGGCCGGGGGATGCTGCTGA
- a CDS encoding P-II family nitrogen regulator, producing MLLIRAIVRPEKKDDVLAELSGAGFNAATMVDVVGRGKQKGIKIGGMVYDEIPKILILMVVPDEEKEKVVRIILGTARTGTEGTFGDGKIFVSPVEEAYTISRNSKGL from the coding sequence ATGTTACTGATAAGAGCAATCGTACGACCGGAAAAGAAAGATGACGTGCTTGCAGAGCTCTCGGGAGCGGGATTCAATGCCGCGACCATGGTCGATGTGGTTGGCCGGGGAAAGCAGAAGGGTATCAAGATCGGGGGCATGGTCTATGACGAGATCCCCAAGATCCTCATCCTCATGGTTGTCCCGGACGAGGAGAAGGAAAAAGTCGTCAGGATAATCCTCGGGACCGCACGAACTGGCACAGAGGGAACCTTTGGTGACGGCAAGATCTTTGTCAGCCCGGTCGAGGAAGCGTATACCATCTCGCGGAACAGCAAAGGCCTCTAG
- the nifE gene encoding nitrogenase iron-molybdenum cofactor biosynthesis protein NifE, producing MEDSCTLLAARPAACISEREHSIITAGKSKTAIHCADDSLAGSVSQRACVFCGARVVLNPVTDAAHLVHGPIGCATYTWDIRGSLSSGPEMYRNSFSTDMKERDVVFGGEKKLASCIDEIVEKYHPPAIFVYATCVTGMIGDDIVAVCKEASRHHAIDVIPVESSGFISGNKVVGYRAAAVALMKLITPKEGEQVEKTRKLNFLGEYNLGGETWLARRYLREMGIEINVAFTGDSTIAALKQAPGACLNLVQCTGSMHWVAMQLEKTFGTPFMDVNFFGAENTTESLRKIARFYDDPEITERTEALIEREMAKIRPEIERYRGKLAGKRAAIYVGGAYKAVAIIRQLRELGMEIAITGTQTGKKEEYATISGMLDEGAIVVDDANPAEIEKFLLEKKVDVMAGGVKERVLAYKLGIGFVDHNHDRKECLAGFEGAVTFAHEVYVTTCSPVWKHLRPESGGA from the coding sequence ATGGAGGATAGTTGTACCCTGCTGGCAGCACGGCCGGCGGCCTGCATAAGCGAACGCGAACATTCCATCATCACCGCGGGCAAGAGCAAAACCGCTATCCACTGCGCAGATGACAGCCTGGCCGGCTCGGTGAGCCAGCGGGCCTGCGTCTTCTGCGGGGCCCGGGTTGTCTTAAACCCGGTAACGGATGCGGCCCACCTGGTCCACGGCCCGATAGGCTGCGCCACGTACACCTGGGATATCCGGGGCAGCCTGTCGAGCGGGCCCGAGATGTACCGCAACAGCTTCTCGACTGACATGAAGGAGCGCGACGTGGTCTTTGGCGGCGAGAAGAAACTGGCCTCCTGTATCGACGAGATCGTGGAGAAGTACCACCCGCCGGCCATCTTCGTATATGCAACCTGCGTCACCGGCATGATCGGCGACGATATCGTGGCCGTATGCAAAGAAGCCTCACGCCACCATGCGATCGATGTGATTCCCGTTGAGTCGAGCGGCTTCATCTCCGGTAACAAAGTAGTAGGATACCGGGCTGCAGCCGTTGCCCTGATGAAACTTATCACGCCGAAGGAGGGCGAACAGGTCGAGAAGACCCGGAAGCTCAACTTCCTCGGTGAGTACAATCTCGGCGGCGAAACCTGGCTTGCCAGACGCTACCTCCGGGAAATGGGTATTGAGATCAATGTCGCCTTTACCGGTGATTCGACCATAGCAGCGCTGAAACAGGCGCCCGGCGCCTGCCTGAACCTGGTCCAGTGCACCGGGTCCATGCACTGGGTGGCCATGCAGCTCGAAAAGACCTTTGGTACCCCGTTCATGGATGTCAACTTCTTCGGAGCGGAAAATACCACGGAGAGCCTCCGGAAGATCGCCCGGTTCTATGACGACCCGGAGATTACCGAGCGGACCGAGGCACTCATTGAGCGGGAGATGGCGAAAATCCGGCCGGAGATCGAGCGGTACCGCGGGAAACTTGCCGGCAAACGCGCTGCGATTTACGTGGGCGGGGCCTACAAGGCAGTTGCCATCATCCGGCAGCTCCGCGAGCTTGGGATGGAGATCGCCATCACCGGCACCCAGACCGGCAAGAAAGAAGAGTATGCCACCATCAGCGGGATGCTCGATGAAGGTGCAATCGTGGTCGACGACGCGAACCCGGCCGAGATCGAGAAATTCCTGCTGGAGAAGAAGGTCGATGTCATGGCCGGTGGTGTCAAGGAGCGGGTGCTTGCCTACAAACTGGGCATTGGTTTCGTGGACCACAACCATGACCGGAAGGAATGCCTTGCCGGTTTCGAGGGCGCGGTCACGTTTGCCCACGAGGTGTACGTAACCACGTGTTCGCCGGTCTGGAAACACCTGCGACCCGAAAGCGGGGGTGCATGA
- a CDS encoding nitrogenase component 1, translated as MMAPVPGTAGSVRQVNENQCQQCMPLGGVIAFKGIAGAMALVHGSQGCSTYMRLTNVEHYNEPVDIASSSLNEKQTIHGGEANLKKALDNVSRVYAPSVIGVLTTCLAETMGEDLDRIIRDYTTERGPTGVDIIPVPTPSYSGSHTEGFWAATKAIIAHYARPTEPHRRINVIIPHISPADIREIKRILALMGLEYTLIPDYSMTLDRPYGGKYQKIPSGGTQPVEIAAMPGSPLTIQFGETCPDELSPGLWLQQEYGVPLVNLPLPIGLEATDRLMELLQKISGRNLPEILATERGWLLDGMADAHKYNAEGRSVIYGEPELVYAITRVCTENGAIPAVIASGTRNSRLALCLEPLLAGLDEHPVLLEETDFATIEGAVLKTGSNIAIGHSGGKFLTERHSIPLVRIGFPVHDRIGGQRILSAGYAGTLALLDRLTNTLLEAKYATYRQLRREEMNTIQVTEGI; from the coding sequence ATGATGGCACCCGTTCCGGGAACTGCCGGCAGTGTCCGTCAGGTGAACGAGAACCAGTGCCAGCAGTGCATGCCGCTTGGCGGGGTTATCGCGTTCAAAGGGATCGCAGGAGCAATGGCACTCGTCCACGGTTCTCAGGGATGCAGTACCTACATGCGGCTGACAAACGTTGAACACTACAACGAGCCGGTGGATATCGCGTCCTCGTCCCTCAACGAGAAACAGACCATCCATGGCGGCGAGGCGAACCTGAAAAAAGCGCTCGACAACGTGAGCCGGGTCTATGCCCCGTCCGTGATCGGCGTCCTGACCACCTGCCTTGCCGAGACCATGGGCGAGGATCTCGACCGGATCATCCGGGACTACACGACCGAGCGCGGTCCGACCGGTGTCGATATCATACCGGTGCCAACACCCAGCTACAGCGGAAGCCACACGGAAGGGTTCTGGGCGGCAACGAAAGCCATCATCGCCCATTATGCCAGGCCCACGGAACCGCACCGGCGGATCAATGTCATCATCCCGCACATCAGTCCCGCTGATATCCGGGAGATCAAAAGGATCCTTGCGCTCATGGGGCTGGAGTACACCCTCATTCCGGATTACTCCATGACGCTTGACCGCCCGTATGGCGGAAAATACCAGAAAATCCCTTCGGGCGGGACACAACCGGTGGAAATCGCAGCCATGCCCGGATCGCCGCTTACGATCCAGTTCGGTGAGACCTGTCCGGACGAACTCTCGCCGGGGCTCTGGCTCCAGCAGGAATACGGCGTCCCGCTCGTGAACCTGCCCCTGCCCATAGGGCTCGAAGCAACCGATCGTCTCATGGAACTCCTGCAGAAGATCAGCGGGCGGAACCTCCCCGAGATTCTCGCAACCGAACGCGGCTGGCTCCTGGACGGGATGGCTGATGCCCACAAGTACAATGCGGAAGGCAGGTCGGTCATCTACGGCGAACCGGAACTCGTGTACGCAATCACCCGGGTCTGCACCGAGAATGGTGCAATCCCTGCCGTCATTGCAAGCGGGACCCGGAACAGCCGGCTTGCGCTCTGCCTTGAACCGCTTCTCGCGGGGCTGGATGAGCACCCGGTCCTCCTCGAAGAAACGGACTTTGCCACGATTGAAGGCGCTGTCTTGAAAACAGGTTCGAATATCGCGATCGGTCATTCCGGCGGGAAATTCTTAACCGAACGGCACAGCATCCCGCTTGTCAGGATCGGGTTTCCCGTCCACGACCGGATAGGAGGCCAGCGGATCCTCTCGGCCGGTTACGCGGGCACGCTCGCGCTCCTTGACCGTCTTACGAACACCCTGCTTGAGGCGAAGTATGCCACATACCGCCAGCTCCGCAGGGAAGAGATGAACACTATCCAAGTTACAGAAGGTATCTGA
- a CDS encoding phosphate ABC transporter substrate-binding protein, with protein MKANRSSYLFVTFSLVLLLIVSMAVAGCTDNGSKTTAAAGTPASTPAAAVTQQVPAAVSAPAVAVTTSAPVSTGQKQTITISGSTTVLPIVQKAADQYMAAHPDADIQVSGGGSGVGIQAIGAKTVDIGMSSREVTKDEMKKYPDFVVTSVAQDGIAVIVNPANTIQYITLDQAKNIYLGKITKWSEINGAGVPGTNNQIVVVGRDSASGTRTYFDETVLLKATPTSKMLEKNSNGAVTQTVAQTPGSIGYVSIGFVSKDVKALPIWYNANKIIPASLDNVKTKTYPVSRDLYVITNGQPSGLAGDFIKYILSSDGQKIVSDEGYVTLS; from the coding sequence ATGAAAGCAAACAGGAGTTCGTATCTCTTCGTAACCTTCAGCCTGGTCCTGCTGCTCATCGTCTCGATGGCAGTTGCCGGTTGTACAGACAATGGATCAAAGACCACTGCCGCCGCGGGTACCCCTGCCAGTACTCCCGCAGCAGCAGTCACCCAGCAGGTTCCGGCAGCAGTATCCGCACCGGCAGTAGCAGTAACCACTTCGGCCCCGGTATCAACCGGCCAGAAGCAGACCATCACGATCAGCGGATCGACCACGGTCCTCCCGATCGTCCAGAAAGCTGCCGACCAGTATATGGCAGCCCACCCTGATGCAGACATCCAGGTATCCGGTGGCGGAAGCGGTGTCGGTATCCAGGCAATCGGTGCCAAGACCGTTGACATCGGGATGTCCTCCCGCGAAGTGACCAAGGATGAGATGAAAAAATACCCGGACTTTGTTGTTACCTCAGTAGCGCAGGACGGTATTGCCGTTATCGTCAACCCGGCCAACACAATCCAGTACATCACCCTTGATCAGGCTAAGAATATCTATCTCGGCAAGATCACCAAGTGGAGCGAGATCAACGGTGCCGGTGTTCCCGGGACCAACAACCAGATCGTAGTCGTAGGCCGCGACAGCGCTTCCGGCACCCGCACCTACTTCGATGAGACGGTCCTCCTGAAAGCAACCCCCACGAGCAAGATGCTCGAGAAGAATTCCAACGGGGCTGTCACCCAGACCGTGGCCCAGACCCCCGGCTCAATCGGATACGTCTCGATCGGGTTCGTCAGCAAGGATGTCAAGGCGCTCCCCATCTGGTACAATGCCAACAAGATCATCCCGGCATCCCTTGACAATGTCAAGACCAAGACCTACCCGGTTTCCCGTGACCTGTACGTGATCACCAACGGCCAGCCATCCGGGCTTGCCGGCGACTTCATCAAGTACATCCTCAGCTCCGATGGCCAGAAGATCGTTTCCGATGAAGGTTACGTAACGCTCAGCTGA